The following proteins are encoded in a genomic region of Micrococcaceae bacterium Sec5.8:
- a CDS encoding TetR/AcrR family transcriptional regulator, translating into MSLIPIRPGAEPERRDAARNRELLLGAARQLVDECGADGLTMGTLAQRAGVGKGTVFRRFGSRAGLMMALLSDAEAGFQGRFMFGPPPLGPGAEPLARLIAFGEERIGWVLEFGELARAADVSAYNRFDVPAAVLWHRHLEMLLRQAGVSADPWLMATSLSAVLEPERILHAVRVHQITPDRLAASWRELVSRVVRGA; encoded by the coding sequence GTGAGCTTGATCCCCATCCGGCCCGGCGCAGAGCCCGAACGCCGCGACGCAGCCCGGAACCGCGAGTTGTTGCTCGGTGCCGCCCGTCAACTTGTCGACGAGTGCGGTGCGGACGGGCTGACCATGGGCACCCTGGCCCAGCGGGCCGGTGTGGGCAAGGGGACGGTATTCCGTCGGTTCGGCAGCAGGGCAGGACTGATGATGGCGCTGCTCAGCGACGCGGAGGCCGGATTCCAGGGAAGGTTCATGTTCGGGCCGCCGCCGCTCGGCCCGGGCGCGGAACCTCTGGCACGGCTCATCGCCTTCGGTGAAGAGCGGATCGGCTGGGTACTGGAATTCGGCGAGCTGGCCAGGGCTGCGGACGTGTCGGCTTACAACCGCTTCGACGTCCCGGCAGCCGTGCTGTGGCACCGGCATCTTGAGATGCTGCTGCGGCAGGCGGGTGTTTCGGCGGACCCCTGGTTGATGGCCACCTCGCTGAGTGCCGTCCTGGAGCCGGAGCGGATCCTGCATGCCGTCCGGGTGCACCAGATCACCCCGGATCGACTCGCCGCATCGTGGCGGGAGCTCGTCTCGCGCGTGGTCCGGGGCGCCTAG
- a CDS encoding ABC transporter ATP-binding protein, whose product MSHEMTASAESADFSTAERLHTAGLYAPGDAVLSVRDLNVRFNTENGVVHAVRGIDFDLHAGKTLGIVGESGSGKSVTSMAIMGLLPPTAEITGSVRLQGTELLGLSDKAMCRFRGKDMAMVFQDPLSSLTPVYTVGNQIIEALTVHNPTMSKQAKEARAVELLGMVGIPSPKDRLKAFPHEFSGGMRQRVMIAIAIANNPRVLIADEPTTALDVTIQAQVLEVLHTAQEETGAAVVMITHDLGVVAGMADDIMVMYAGKPVETGSVDDIYYNPRMPYTMGLLGAVPRVDSAEKSSLIPIEGIPPNLIHTPTGCSFAPRCPLASDSCLHGEPELWPVAGINPNAGMPHRAACIKTDSLGLEVDVREVFQAPAIPVSRFDAIPRDERRTVLELRDVKKHFPLMKGALIKRRIGTVKAVDGLSFDIREGECFSIVGESGCGKTTTLLEIMEFHKDQDGEVVIGGLSNKEASDAKTKSAMRKELQMVFQDPTGALDPRFTVFEVLSEPLENAGMSKPRIRERIMELMELVGLQPDHVNRFPNQFSGGQRQRIGIARALAVNPKLVVLDEPVSALDVSVQAGVINLLDKLRAELGLSYLMVAHDLSVVRHISNRVAVMYLGKIVEIGDVDHVFDNPRHPYTRALLSAIPVPDPALERTRERIILQGDLPSPLEAPKGCNFATRCPVFAALPPAKQEKCLTLEPPLEPVRSSTAGQILEPGPAPDPDQGFACFYPDGELNEDMLVVHEPAGHDAP is encoded by the coding sequence ATGAGCCACGAAATGACCGCCAGCGCCGAGTCCGCCGACTTCTCCACCGCCGAGCGCCTGCACACCGCAGGACTGTACGCCCCCGGGGACGCGGTGCTCTCCGTACGTGACCTGAACGTCCGTTTCAACACCGAAAACGGGGTGGTGCACGCCGTCCGAGGCATCGACTTCGACCTTCATGCCGGCAAAACGCTGGGCATCGTCGGGGAGTCCGGGTCCGGAAAATCCGTGACCTCGATGGCAATCATGGGCCTGCTGCCCCCGACCGCGGAAATCACCGGTTCGGTCCGGCTGCAGGGCACGGAACTGCTGGGTCTCAGCGACAAAGCGATGTGCCGGTTCCGCGGCAAAGACATGGCCATGGTCTTCCAGGACCCCCTGTCGTCGCTGACCCCGGTCTACACGGTGGGCAACCAGATCATCGAAGCCCTCACGGTCCACAACCCGACCATGAGCAAGCAGGCCAAGGAGGCGCGCGCCGTCGAGCTCCTTGGCATGGTGGGCATCCCCAGTCCGAAAGACCGTCTCAAGGCCTTCCCGCACGAGTTTTCCGGCGGCATGCGCCAGCGCGTCATGATCGCCATCGCGATCGCCAACAACCCCCGCGTGCTCATTGCCGATGAGCCGACCACGGCGCTTGATGTCACGATCCAGGCGCAGGTCCTCGAGGTCCTGCACACGGCGCAGGAGGAAACCGGCGCCGCCGTCGTCATGATCACCCACGACCTCGGCGTTGTGGCCGGCATGGCGGACGACATCATGGTGATGTACGCCGGCAAGCCGGTGGAGACCGGCAGCGTCGATGACATCTACTACAACCCCCGGATGCCCTACACAATGGGCCTGCTGGGCGCGGTACCGCGGGTCGATAGTGCCGAAAAGTCCTCGCTGATCCCGATCGAAGGCATTCCGCCGAACCTCATCCACACCCCCACCGGGTGCTCATTCGCGCCGCGCTGCCCGCTTGCCAGCGACTCCTGCCTGCACGGGGAACCCGAGTTGTGGCCTGTCGCCGGAATCAACCCGAACGCCGGTATGCCGCACCGGGCCGCGTGTATCAAGACAGACTCCCTGGGCCTTGAAGTGGACGTTCGCGAAGTCTTCCAGGCCCCGGCCATCCCTGTGTCACGCTTTGACGCGATTCCCCGCGACGAGCGCCGGACTGTGCTGGAGCTCAGGGACGTCAAGAAGCACTTCCCGTTGATGAAGGGTGCCCTGATCAAGCGCCGGATCGGCACGGTCAAGGCCGTGGACGGGCTGAGCTTTGATATCCGCGAGGGCGAGTGCTTCTCGATCGTCGGTGAATCAGGCTGCGGCAAGACCACCACCCTGCTGGAAATCATGGAGTTCCATAAGGACCAGGACGGCGAGGTGGTCATTGGCGGCCTCAGCAACAAGGAAGCCTCCGACGCCAAGACCAAGAGCGCCATGCGCAAAGAACTCCAGATGGTGTTCCAGGACCCCACCGGCGCCCTCGACCCCCGCTTCACCGTCTTCGAGGTCCTGTCCGAGCCGCTCGAGAATGCGGGCATGTCCAAACCCCGGATCCGGGAGCGGATCATGGAGCTGATGGAGCTCGTGGGCCTCCAGCCGGACCACGTCAACCGGTTCCCCAACCAGTTCTCCGGCGGCCAGCGCCAGCGCATCGGCATTGCGCGCGCCCTCGCCGTGAACCCCAAATTGGTGGTCCTGGACGAGCCGGTGTCGGCGCTGGACGTGTCCGTTCAGGCCGGTGTGATCAACCTCCTGGACAAGCTCCGCGCCGAACTCGGGCTGAGCTACCTGATGGTGGCCCACGACCTGTCCGTGGTCCGCCACATCTCCAACCGCGTGGCGGTGATGTACCTGGGGAAGATCGTGGAAATCGGGGACGTGGACCATGTCTTCGACAACCCGCGCCACCCGTACACCCGGGCTCTGCTCTCTGCGATCCCGGTCCCGGACCCTGCCCTGGAACGCACCCGGGAACGGATCATCCTGCAGGGGGACCTTCCCTCGCCGCTGGAGGCTCCCAAGGGCTGCAACTTTGCCACCCGCTGCCCGGTCTTCGCGGCTCTGCCGCCGGCCAAGCAGGAGAAGTGCCTGACCCTGGAGCCCCCGCTGGAACCGGTCCGGTCCTCCACCGCGGGGCAGATCCTTGAGCCCGGCCCGGCGCCCGATCCCGACCAGGGGTTCGCCTGCTTCTACCCCGACGGGGAATTGAACGAGGACATGCTGGTGGTCCACGAACCGGCCGGACATGATGCCCCCTAG
- a CDS encoding PLP-dependent aminotransferase family protein — protein MTHETLDAAAEVLPAEAIDAIERAATSAHRHELLFSERAANIKQSAVRDVFDISMRPGLVSLAGGSPYLQSLPLDRLGKTAAGIIADHGLTALQYGSGQGTEELRIQICEVMAEEGILDARPENVVITAGSQSAQDVATKVFCNPGDVVLVEDPTYVGALNTFEAYQVQVATVPMDADGIIPDLLEAKIAALQTAGKSIKFLYTIPSFNNPSGITLSAERRQQVVDICRNANILVLEDNPYGLLRFDGQPLTPLRADNPDDVIYMGSFSKIFAPGLRIGWALVPAHLQRRYYLASEAVTLCPPTLNQMLVSAYLRDYDWRGQIQTYRGLYEERCRAMLAALEEFMPPGLTWTRPEGGFFVWVTLPEDVDTYPLLQKAIDAGVVFIPGAAFTHSDEPSNKIRLAFSAVAPDSIREGVRRLAPVLQEAVAAR, from the coding sequence GTGACCCACGAAACACTTGACGCCGCCGCAGAAGTTCTTCCGGCCGAGGCAATTGACGCAATCGAACGTGCGGCTACGTCCGCCCACCGCCACGAGTTACTGTTCTCGGAGCGCGCAGCAAATATCAAGCAATCAGCAGTCCGCGACGTCTTTGACATTTCGATGCGCCCCGGCCTTGTTTCGCTGGCCGGCGGCAGCCCCTACCTGCAGTCGCTCCCGCTGGACCGGCTGGGCAAGACGGCTGCGGGGATCATCGCGGACCACGGACTGACCGCGTTGCAGTACGGCAGCGGCCAGGGCACCGAAGAACTCCGCATCCAGATCTGCGAGGTCATGGCCGAGGAAGGAATTCTTGATGCCAGGCCCGAGAATGTGGTGATTACCGCGGGCTCGCAGTCCGCCCAGGACGTGGCCACCAAAGTCTTCTGCAACCCTGGCGACGTGGTGCTGGTGGAGGATCCCACGTACGTCGGCGCGCTCAACACGTTTGAGGCCTACCAGGTGCAGGTGGCCACCGTGCCCATGGATGCGGACGGCATCATCCCGGACCTCCTCGAGGCCAAGATCGCCGCCCTGCAGACGGCCGGTAAAAGCATCAAGTTTCTTTACACCATCCCCAGTTTCAACAACCCTTCCGGCATCACACTGTCGGCGGAGCGGCGTCAGCAGGTTGTCGATATATGCCGCAACGCGAATATTTTGGTTCTGGAGGACAACCCCTATGGGCTGCTCCGGTTCGACGGCCAGCCTCTCACCCCGCTGCGGGCTGACAACCCGGACGACGTGATCTACATGGGTTCCTTTTCAAAGATTTTTGCCCCGGGCCTGCGGATCGGCTGGGCCCTCGTCCCCGCGCACCTTCAGCGCCGCTACTACCTGGCGTCGGAAGCGGTCACGCTGTGCCCGCCAACGCTGAACCAGATGCTCGTTTCCGCCTACCTTCGGGACTACGACTGGCGCGGGCAGATTCAGACATACCGGGGGCTTTACGAGGAGCGCTGCCGCGCGATGCTGGCCGCGCTGGAGGAATTCATGCCGCCGGGTCTGACCTGGACCCGGCCGGAGGGCGGCTTCTTCGTCTGGGTGACGCTGCCCGAAGACGTGGACACCTACCCGCTCTTGCAGAAGGCGATCGATGCCGGGGTGGTCTTTATTCCGGGCGCGGCGTTCACGCATTCGGATGAGCCGTCCAACAAAATCCGGCTCGCCTTCAGCGCCGTCGCGCCCGATTCCATCCGCGAAGGCGTGCGGCGGCTGGCGCCGGTCCTGCAGGAAGCCGTCGCGGCGCGGTAG
- a CDS encoding ABC transporter permease yields MLRYLGKRAITYVFMIFLTTTAGYFLAVNTLQPALLEQERIPRPTPEQVANSFRLKGLDPHLSPWERYVDWLTAIVTRWDWGRSPNGAFINAEFGDRVWISTRLFLASIVLTLIIGVALGVYTAARQYKASDRIITSYSYLVYIVPAPIAYFLVQLGAININETVGERIFFVTGISTPGMDGGGWAQFTDMLAHYAVPTFAITIVGWGTYQIAQRQYLLDNVNADFVRTARAKGLTRNQAISRHALRVSFIPVAQSIAFTIPAIFAGGFFAEKIFAWHGVGSWSIDAIALQDVNAATATLAYGSVIFAIGAILADFATTLVDPRVRVQ; encoded by the coding sequence ATGCTCCGATACCTTGGCAAGCGTGCCATCACGTACGTATTCATGATCTTCCTGACCACCACGGCCGGATACTTCCTGGCCGTGAACACCCTGCAGCCTGCACTGCTGGAGCAGGAACGGATACCGCGGCCCACCCCCGAGCAGGTGGCCAACTCCTTCCGGCTCAAGGGCCTGGACCCGCACCTGAGCCCATGGGAACGCTACGTGGACTGGCTGACGGCCATCGTCACCCGCTGGGACTGGGGACGCAGCCCCAACGGCGCGTTCATCAACGCCGAGTTCGGTGACCGGGTCTGGATTTCCACCCGGCTGTTTCTGGCCTCCATCGTCCTGACGCTCATCATCGGTGTCGCGCTCGGTGTGTACACGGCAGCGCGCCAGTACAAGGCCTCGGACCGGATCATCACCTCCTACAGCTACCTCGTGTACATCGTGCCCGCGCCGATCGCCTACTTCCTGGTCCAGCTCGGTGCCATCAACATCAACGAAACAGTGGGCGAGCGCATCTTCTTCGTCACGGGCATCTCCACTCCGGGGATGGACGGGGGCGGCTGGGCGCAATTCACTGACATGCTGGCCCACTATGCGGTGCCGACCTTCGCCATCACCATCGTGGGCTGGGGCACCTACCAGATCGCCCAGCGGCAGTACCTCCTGGACAACGTCAACGCCGATTTCGTCCGGACCGCACGGGCCAAGGGACTGACCCGCAACCAGGCCATCAGCCGGCACGCACTGCGGGTGTCCTTCATCCCCGTGGCGCAAAGCATCGCCTTCACCATTCCCGCCATCTTCGCCGGCGGCTTTTTCGCGGAGAAGATCTTTGCCTGGCACGGCGTTGGTTCCTGGAGCATCGACGCGATCGCCCTGCAGGACGTCAATGCCGCGACGGCGACCCTCGCCTACGGCTCCGTGATCTTCGCGATCGGCGCGATCCTCGCTGACTTCGCCACCACCCTGGTCGACCCGAGAGTGCGGGTGCAGTAA
- a CDS encoding ABC transporter permease: MTNLNAIDPAAVASEAKIENNDVVIAKSSIILRRFLRNKTAVAGLIIFLALTLFSFVGGIFTSWDKETIDPFNIGMPPSGEHLLGTSQAGIDLYALTVEGTRISILIGLVVGLVSVLIAAVYGCTMAYFGGKVDKVMLFVLEALIMMPALLVVAVATSGGGNGLQKSLPSWLLLIIVLLVFSWMGTARLIRSLSMSLMTRDFVKAAQYMGVPPRRIVWRHLVPNIGSLLVLDITRGITGAILAEVAFSFIGIGIKVPDVSLGVLIGQATSQVSTFPWMFWVPLTVMFLLTGSLAMMNDGLRDAFDPSSSSVGSAKKKKTK; encoded by the coding sequence ATGACAAACCTCAACGCCATCGATCCCGCCGCGGTCGCCAGCGAAGCAAAGATCGAGAACAACGACGTCGTCATCGCGAAGTCCTCGATCATCCTCCGCCGCTTCCTGCGCAACAAGACTGCCGTGGCCGGCCTGATCATCTTCCTCGCCCTGACGCTGTTCTCCTTCGTGGGTGGCATTTTCACCAGCTGGGACAAAGAAACGATTGATCCGTTCAACATCGGGATGCCGCCGTCGGGCGAACATCTGCTGGGCACCTCCCAGGCCGGGATTGACCTTTATGCCCTGACCGTGGAGGGCACCCGGATTTCAATCCTGATCGGCCTCGTCGTCGGCTTGGTCTCGGTCCTGATCGCCGCCGTCTACGGCTGCACCATGGCCTACTTTGGCGGCAAAGTGGACAAGGTCATGCTGTTCGTCCTTGAAGCGCTGATCATGATGCCGGCGCTGCTGGTCGTGGCCGTCGCCACGAGCGGCGGCGGCAACGGGCTGCAGAAGTCCCTGCCCAGCTGGCTCCTGCTGATCATCGTCCTGCTGGTCTTCAGCTGGATGGGCACCGCCCGGCTCATCCGCTCGCTCTCGATGTCCCTCATGACGCGCGACTTCGTAAAAGCAGCCCAGTACATGGGGGTCCCGCCGCGGCGCATCGTCTGGCGTCACCTCGTCCCGAACATCGGTTCGCTGCTGGTACTGGACATCACCCGCGGCATCACCGGCGCGATCCTGGCCGAGGTTGCCTTCTCCTTCATCGGCATCGGCATCAAGGTCCCGGACGTCAGCCTGGGCGTGCTGATCGGGCAGGCAACCTCCCAGGTTTCCACGTTCCCGTGGATGTTCTGGGTCCCGCTGACCGTCATGTTCCTGCTGACCGGGTCCCTTGCCATGATGAACGACGGCCTGCGGGACGCGTTCGACCCTAGCTCCAGCTCCGTCGGCAGCGCCAAAAAGAAGAAGACCAAATGA
- a CDS encoding universal stress protein: MTGIIVVGVDGSETALRAAHTARDLATSLGATLHVVSAFDSDRTEVFGSGSDEWIVSDAGNAEKVARSVADSLRTPALNVTYAAGRGKPAEALIEEAARTGAQLIVVGNRRMKGLGRVLGSVANSVAHNAPCDVYIAKTDATD, from the coding sequence ATGACCGGAATTATTGTTGTCGGCGTCGATGGCAGCGAGACTGCCTTAAGAGCCGCGCACACGGCCCGCGATCTGGCCACGTCGCTGGGAGCCACGCTTCATGTGGTCAGCGCGTTCGACAGCGACAGGACCGAGGTGTTCGGCAGCGGCAGCGACGAGTGGATCGTCTCCGACGCCGGCAACGCCGAGAAGGTGGCCCGCAGCGTCGCCGACAGCCTCCGTACGCCCGCCCTGAACGTCACCTACGCCGCCGGCCGCGGCAAGCCCGCTGAGGCCCTGATTGAGGAAGCTGCCCGCACCGGCGCGCAGTTGATCGTGGTCGGCAACCGCCGGATGAAGGGTCTGGGCCGCGTCCTCGGCTCCGTGGCCAACTCCGTGGCCCATAACGCCCCCTGCGATGTCTACATCGCCAAAACGGACGCCACCGACTAG
- a CDS encoding AMP-binding protein, with protein sequence MFSSPFPDVEIPNVSLYEYLFGGLKEADLDRVALVDGGSGAETSYRTLVAQIDALAGAVAAQGLGVHGVAAILCPNVPAFAVVFHGLLRAGAAVTTVNSLYTADEIALQLADAGAEWLFTVSALLPAAREAAARAGIPASRLVVLDGADGHPSLRDLLAAGAPAPEVRFDPATHVAVLPYSSGTTGRPKGVMLSHRNLIANAEQSRGLLKVAPEDRLLALLPFFHIYGLTVLLNLALRQRACLVTMPKFELAEFLRIIQDQKCSYLFIAPPVAVALSKHPMVADYDLSSVHTTLSGAAPLDGELGAKLAERLGCRVLQGYGMTEMSPVSHLIPVDAAGVPVSSVGYTVPNMDCRLVDPGTGEEIEFPAEGTSLPGHLLCRGPNVMLGYLNRPGETADTLDPDGFLHTGDIATVRADGVVTIVDRLKELIKYKGYQIAPAELEALLLTHPGIADAAVIGTSDADGQEVPMAFVVRQPGDEGARLDESAVIDYVAAKVAPFKKIRRVEFIDAVPKSSSGKILRRMLKTAGAPTG encoded by the coding sequence GTGTTCTCAAGCCCGTTCCCCGACGTGGAAATTCCCAACGTGAGCCTGTACGAGTACCTCTTTGGTGGCCTGAAGGAGGCAGACCTGGACCGGGTGGCCCTCGTCGACGGCGGCAGCGGTGCGGAGACGAGCTACCGGACGCTCGTGGCGCAGATCGACGCGCTGGCCGGAGCCGTCGCCGCCCAGGGCCTGGGCGTCCACGGTGTCGCCGCGATCCTGTGCCCCAACGTGCCGGCGTTCGCGGTCGTGTTCCACGGACTGCTGCGGGCCGGTGCCGCTGTCACCACCGTCAACTCGCTGTACACAGCGGATGAGATCGCCCTACAACTGGCAGATGCCGGTGCGGAATGGCTGTTCACCGTGTCCGCATTGCTCCCCGCCGCACGGGAAGCTGCCGCACGGGCCGGGATACCGGCGAGCCGGCTTGTTGTGCTCGACGGCGCCGACGGCCACCCTTCGCTCCGGGACCTCCTCGCCGCGGGTGCGCCGGCGCCCGAGGTCCGTTTCGATCCGGCAACCCATGTGGCTGTGCTGCCGTATTCTTCCGGTACCACCGGCCGTCCCAAGGGTGTCATGCTCAGCCACCGGAACTTGATCGCGAACGCCGAGCAGTCCCGCGGCCTGCTCAAGGTCGCCCCGGAGGACCGGCTCCTTGCGTTGCTGCCGTTCTTCCACATCTACGGGTTGACGGTGCTCCTGAATCTGGCGCTGCGGCAACGTGCCTGCCTGGTCACCATGCCGAAATTCGAACTCGCTGAGTTCCTGCGGATCATTCAGGACCAGAAATGCAGCTACCTGTTCATCGCCCCACCGGTAGCTGTGGCGCTGTCCAAACATCCAATGGTGGCCGATTACGATCTCAGTTCCGTGCACACGACTCTTTCCGGCGCGGCCCCGCTGGACGGCGAACTCGGTGCCAAGCTGGCCGAGCGCCTTGGTTGCCGGGTGCTGCAGGGCTACGGCATGACCGAGATGAGCCCCGTCTCGCATCTTATTCCGGTGGATGCTGCAGGTGTGCCCGTGAGTTCAGTGGGCTACACCGTTCCGAACATGGACTGCCGCCTGGTGGATCCGGGAACCGGGGAGGAAATCGAATTTCCTGCGGAGGGCACCAGCTTGCCCGGGCATCTGCTGTGCCGTGGGCCAAACGTCATGCTCGGCTACCTCAACCGGCCGGGGGAAACCGCGGATACCCTCGACCCGGACGGCTTCCTGCATACCGGTGACATCGCCACCGTCCGTGCCGACGGAGTCGTGACGATTGTGGACCGGCTCAAGGAATTGATCAAGTACAAGGGCTACCAGATTGCGCCGGCAGAGCTTGAGGCGCTGCTCCTGACCCACCCCGGCATCGCGGACGCCGCCGTGATCGGAACCTCCGACGCCGATGGCCAGGAAGTGCCGATGGCGTTCGTGGTGCGCCAGCCCGGGGATGAGGGCGCGCGGCTGGACGAGTCCGCGGTGATCGACTATGTGGCGGCCAAGGTGGCACCCTTCAAGAAGATCCGCCGGGTGGAGTTCATCGACGCCGTGCCGAAATCCTCCTCAGGCAAGATCCTGCGCCGGATGCTTAAGACGGCGGGGGCGCCGACCGGATAG
- a CDS encoding dihydrolipoamide acetyltransferase family protein codes for MTLHKFNLPDVGEGLTEAEIVAWKVKPGDTVAINDVLCEIETAKSLVELPSPFAGTVTELLVPEGLTVDVGTPIISVSDAVPSDAGTAPAADAPMYGTLTPDTSDAGEHDGRPAGGPLVGSGPKADAVKRRRRIASATAMPAVSTAPAAAPTPAAEQAGVESQNIWISPEPVAAAEQPSPAGPADQRPTLGGAITGLVSRVLAKPPVRKIARDLGIDLADVVPTGARGEVTREDLVSYQAQRDAELDQADTFWGKTGRPNEQRIERIPVKGVRKATARAMVESAFAAPHVSIFVDVDASRTMEFVKRLKASRDFEGIKVSPLLILAKAVIWAAARNPSVNATWVDNPDGSDSAEIHVKHFLNLGIAAATPRGLMVPNIKNAQDLSLKELALALNELATTARAGRTQPAQMQGGTLTVTNIGALGIDTGTPIINPGEVAIVAFGTIKQKPWVLDGEVIPRWITTLGGSFDHRVVDGDLSARFMADVAAILEEPALLLD; via the coding sequence ATGACTCTCCACAAGTTCAACCTTCCCGATGTGGGCGAGGGACTGACCGAGGCCGAGATCGTCGCCTGGAAGGTCAAGCCCGGCGACACGGTGGCCATCAATGATGTCCTGTGCGAGATTGAGACCGCGAAATCCCTCGTTGAACTGCCCTCACCCTTCGCCGGAACGGTCACCGAGCTGCTGGTCCCCGAAGGCCTGACAGTCGACGTCGGAACCCCGATCATCAGCGTCAGCGACGCCGTGCCCTCGGACGCCGGTACCGCCCCGGCTGCCGATGCCCCTATGTACGGAACACTCACACCGGACACATCCGACGCCGGCGAGCATGATGGTCGTCCGGCCGGCGGTCCTCTCGTGGGTTCCGGGCCCAAGGCGGATGCGGTCAAGCGCCGTCGGCGGATCGCCTCCGCGACGGCCATGCCCGCCGTCTCGACGGCCCCTGCTGCTGCCCCGACCCCGGCTGCCGAGCAGGCGGGGGTGGAAAGCCAGAACATCTGGATCAGCCCGGAGCCGGTCGCCGCCGCTGAACAGCCGTCGCCGGCCGGGCCGGCCGATCAGCGGCCCACCCTCGGTGGCGCCATCACCGGCCTCGTCAGCAGGGTCCTGGCCAAGCCGCCCGTGCGGAAAATTGCCCGTGATCTGGGCATCGACCTTGCCGACGTCGTCCCGACGGGCGCCCGCGGCGAAGTGACCCGCGAGGACCTGGTGAGCTACCAGGCGCAGCGCGACGCAGAACTGGACCAGGCGGATACTTTCTGGGGCAAAACCGGCCGTCCGAATGAACAGCGGATTGAGCGGATTCCGGTCAAGGGGGTCCGCAAAGCCACGGCGCGGGCCATGGTCGAGTCGGCCTTCGCGGCTCCGCACGTCAGCATTTTCGTCGACGTCGACGCCAGCCGGACCATGGAGTTCGTCAAGCGGCTCAAGGCCTCCCGCGATTTCGAAGGGATCAAAGTATCCCCGCTGCTGATCCTGGCCAAGGCGGTCATTTGGGCCGCGGCCCGCAACCCCAGCGTCAATGCAACCTGGGTGGACAATCCCGACGGCAGCGACTCCGCCGAAATCCACGTCAAGCACTTCCTGAACCTCGGAATCGCCGCAGCCACGCCGCGGGGACTGATGGTCCCGAATATCAAGAACGCCCAGGACCTTTCGCTCAAGGAGCTTGCCCTGGCCTTGAACGAGCTGGCCACCACCGCGCGTGCAGGAAGGACCCAGCCGGCCCAGATGCAGGGCGGGACACTGACCGTCACCAACATCGGTGCCCTCGGCATCGACACCGGCACGCCGATCATCAACCCCGGGGAGGTGGCAATCGTGGCTTTCGGCACGATTAAGCAAAAGCCCTGGGTGCTGGACGGCGAGGTCATTCCGCGCTGGATTACCACGCTCGGAGGCTCCTTCGACCACCGTGTGGTCGACGGGGACCTCTCGGCACGCTTCATGGCCGACGTCGCGGCGATCCTGGAAGAGCCCGCCCTGCTGCTGGACTGA
- a CDS encoding NADPH-dependent FMN reductase, translated as MSKNTVLTLVGSLRAGSTNQQLAEAFQLNAPEQMEVLIHDSLGNIPFYNEDIDVEGQVPAAAAALRAAANDADTLLLVTPEHNGTVPASLKNAIDWLSRPFGAGALSGKPTAVVGTAFGQFGGVWAQDEARKAVGIAGARVLEDVKMAVPSSLVRFAETHPKDDAEIVEQIKAVFEVLEESRSVSAA; from the coding sequence ATGTCCAAGAACACCGTTCTGACCCTGGTCGGCAGCCTGCGCGCCGGGTCAACCAACCAGCAGTTGGCCGAAGCCTTCCAGCTCAACGCCCCGGAACAGATGGAAGTCCTCATCCACGACAGCCTCGGCAACATCCCGTTCTACAACGAGGACATCGACGTCGAAGGCCAGGTCCCCGCCGCCGCCGCCGCACTGCGCGCTGCAGCCAACGACGCCGACACCCTGCTGCTGGTCACCCCGGAGCACAACGGCACGGTTCCCGCGTCGCTGAAAAACGCCATTGACTGGCTGTCCCGCCCTTTCGGCGCCGGCGCCCTGAGCGGCAAGCCGACGGCCGTCGTCGGTACGGCCTTCGGCCAGTTCGGCGGAGTCTGGGCCCAGGACGAGGCCCGCAAGGCCGTCGGAATTGCCGGCGCCCGGGTCCTCGAGGATGTCAAGATGGCCGTCCCCAGCTCCCTGGTCCGCTTTGCCGAGACCCACCCGAAAGATGACGCCGAGATTGTGGAACAGATCAAGGCGGTCTTCGAAGTTTTGGAAGAATCCCGCTCCGTCTCCGCCGCGTAG